Sequence from the Leptospira dzoumogneensis genome:
GATTTTTTTCTACAAGTTGGTCCACCATACCGCTGGCCAAAAGTAATTTTCCTGTTCCTATCCTGCCGATGATCTGCATTGCAATTTCTTCATATAGTTTAGGTGCAAGTTCTCCGATTTTAGCGGGAGGTTCCGCAGTGGTAGGAGTCAGATAAAGATCATAATTTTCCAAAAAGGATTCCGAGATATAGGCCGCTTCATCCCAATACCGGATTGCGGATACAAATTCTCCCGCGGATATGGATCGTCCAAGCAATCCTAAGATCCAAGTAGTGGATTCCACATCTCCCATCTTCGCTTTTCTGCCTAATACTTTGTCTAAGCGGGAGATCTCAGAAGCGACTTCTCCGAAATACATGGTTACGTATGCTTTTGCCAAACGTTTCCCATCCACCTGAGGAGAGTTCTCTTCTAGTTTATGACCCAAAGATTTTAAAAGCTTCACTGTGTCGTGTAACGCGTCTATATGATCTTGGTTAACGGGAGTTCCGATGGGAGAAGAGAATGAATATGCGATCTTTAGTTTGCCTGGAGACTTCTTCGCCTCGGAAAGATAAGAAGTTTTATTTTTCTCCATGGAGAATGCTTCTTCTATCCCGACGCCTGAGACTAGATCCAAAACTGCAGCGCTGTCCCTAACTGATTTAGTAAGAACATGATCTTGAGAAGCACCTTGCCAAACTCTTCCGTAAGGACGGACCGGAACTCTTCCTCTAGTCGGTTTTAATCCGAATAGTCCGCAATACGCTGCGGGAATTCTGATAGATCCTCCGCCATCCGAACCGGTTGCAATAGAACTCATTCCGGATGCAACTGCTGCTCCTGCTCCGCCGCTGGAACCACCTGGAGTTCTTTCCGGATCCCAAGGATTTCGAGTTGGTCCGTGAAATTTTGGCTCGGTGATTCCCATCAGAGCGAATTCGGGAACATTCGTAGTACCTATAAAAACAAATCCCGCATTTCTGAGCCTAGAAACAAACACGCTGTCATCGGATGGAATGTAATTTTTGTAAGCCTTGGAACCTGAAGTGATCTTCTGTCCCTTCACATGATGTAATAGATCTTTAATAAGAAGTGGAACTCCGTAAAAGGGTCCCTTAAGTATCTTTCCGGATCTCAATTCTTCTCTTGCTTTGTCGATCGTGTTCAAAACGACTGCGTTCAATTCCGGATTAAATCTATCTATCTTTGCTTCAGAAAAATCTAATAATTCCTTGGGTTGGATCTTCTTCTTTCGGATCAGATCGGCAAGACCGATACTATCATAAGAATCGAATGGAAATTTTGTAGTACTCATATTCTTCCGCCAGAATGGATTTAGGACTCGGTCGAAGGGCCAAATCCAGACAGAATACTGGGAACCATTTACCGAATAAAACGCTCTAAGGGAGAGAGGCATAAAGCTTCCCTCACTTGGGTCAAGGATATTCCCCGGCCAAAGGGAATTTTCATTTATAGAATCGCAGCTAAAATCAGGATAGGTAAATATCGGTGTTCGGAATCATGGATTTATTGGCAAAATACGGCAAACTTAGACGCGGGGCAGGGGCTGTGCTCGTTTTCGTCTTCAGTTTGGCGATCGAGGCCGATACCGAACTGGACAAACAGTTTTTATCCGCGGTGAAAGAAGGAGATCTTCGTAAGGTAGAGTTACTTCTGAACCAGGGCGCCACAGTGGATGCCAAGGATGATGATGGCCGCACCGCGATCATGCTCGCAGAAGGCGAGGACGTAGTTGAGTTTCTTATCAAACATGGAGCGAATATCAACGCCCAGGATGTGGATGGGAACTCGGTATTATTCTATCGTTTACTTCCTATCTTAAAAGTAAAAATTCCGGATATGGACGATCTTGCAGAGGCAAAACGTCTGATCGAATCCGGTGCATTGGTGGAATACACTGCTCGTAAGGGTGAGGACCAAAAACCGGTCTCTTTACTCAATATGGCGATCCGTAACCAAAGTCTTGTTTTAGTAAAATTTTTGATAGAGAACGGTGCTAACCCAAATCATGACCCGGGTGGGATCGAAGAATATCCGCTTTTTTTAGCAGTAGGAGGAGCTTCTTCTCCTTCTAATCTTGCCATAGCGGAATATTTACTAGCAAACGGTTCCAAAGCAGTGTTCACTAGCAGATTGAAAGATGTTCATACTGCGAGCGGAACCTACCAGATTGGCGCAAGAAATGCATTTCATTATGCTACAGAGCCCAAACAGACCGACCTAAAAATTTTAGATGTTTTAGCTAAGGCTGGGACCAATCTAAATCATAGAGATGCAGAAGGAAAAACTCCTCTCATGGAAGCCATCCTCAGAAAAAATGTTTCTGCAGCCCAGAAATTGATCCAACTCGGATCCGACCTCACACTTGCGGATAACCAAGGTAAGACGGTATTAGATCTGGCAAAAGAATATCATCTGGATGAAATAGAGCGGATTTTGGCCGAAAAACTTTCCTCCAAGACACAATAATACAAAATCTCTTTAGTATACAGTTTTTAGAGTATACCGAACTGAGATTTCGGTATACTATTCTTTTTTCTAAAAACCTCTAACAATTGTAAGGTTGTCATGTAGATCCGTCGTCATATCAACGTTATATAGGCGAAAATTTCTTTCATGATCGTTCCATGCGAAGACAAAGTTGATCCTCCCCGAGAAAGCTCGGATACAAAAACCAAAGAGAAAGCCTTAGGTCAATTCTTCACGCCCTCCGGTTTAGTAGGGCCGATGTTGGAATGGGTTTCCGAAACCAAAGCCGCATTGGAAGGAAAAAAGATCAAAGTTTTAGATCCAGGAACGGGAGAAGGAATTTTTTTCCAAGAATTCCAGGATCGTTTTCCGAAATCTGACAGCGAGTTTTACGGTTGGGAGATAGATCCTATCCTACATGAGAAGTGTATACAAAACTTGGAGAAGGCCGGGATCTCCAAAAATCGTTTTCATCTGGTATTAGGGGACTTCCTGCAAAACGAAAAGAAAGAAAACTACGATATCATACTCTGTAATCCTCCTTATCTTCGCCTGAGCCATTCCAAACATGGAAAAAAAATGATCCGTCAATTTGCGGAGGACATTAAAGAGGAAATTCCAGGGACAGCGAACTTATATGTTTTCTTTCTACTGCGTATACTAAGGCTTTTAGGACCTGGGGGAAGGGCTTCCATTCTTGTTCCTTATGAATTCTTGAATGCGGGATACGGAGTTCCGATAAAAAAAGCGATCATTCAATCCGGATATCTTCGTCGTATACTTATCTTAGATTCTTCCTGGTCCTTGTTCACTGGAGCTGTTACTTCTTCCTGTATACTGTTCCTGGAAAATTCAAGGGAGAACGAAGAAGGTTTTCTTTGGTCAAGGACCTCATCATTCATTAAAGGAGAAAGTATAGAGCTTTCCGAGATGGTCTGGAGAAAAATCCATCCTGATGCAGAAGCAAAGTGGACTAGATTATTGAGCGATGACTCGGAGCCGGTACAAAAAATAAAAAATGATGATAAAAATTCACCTAACAATAATTATGTGACTATGTCCGAAGAGAATCGTCATGGATGGGTCCCTATTAAGGAATTCGGAAGTTTTAGGAGAGGAATCGCGACAGGGGACAACGGATATTTTCTTTTATCCGAAAAAGACGCTTCGAACTTATCTATTCCTCGAAACTATCTTAGGTCTTCTATTCCGAAAGCTCAGTATGCTCTTTCTCCATTTTTTACCGGAGATGATTGGAACACTTTGAAATCTCAGGGAGCCAAGGTCTGGCTCTTAGATGCAAAAGAAGTTCCGAACACTAATGAACAAGAAGGTATCAACAAATATCTGGAAGAAGGAATAAAACGAGGTGTACCTAAACGCTTTCTTCCTTCTAAAAGAAAACCTTGGCATTCTCAGGAAAACAGAGGACCTTGCAGGATCTTAGCTACTTCTTTTCATAGAGCAGAAGTAAGATTCGTATTCAATCAAAGTCCTGCGGTCCATCTCACATGCTTTCATGGATTTTCCGCGAAACCCGAATATGCTCATTTCGAAGAATATTTATTTGCCTATCTGATCACTCCTCATGTCCGCAAAGAGTTGGAATCTAGAACTAGAGAATACGCTCAAGGGCTGCGAAAAGTAGAACCTGGAGATCTGAATTCTCTTCTTGTACCTGATTTTAGAAAATTAAAAGAAGCGGAGAAGGAGAAGATCGGAAAATTACTCCATAATTATAGGAATATGATCCGCCCTTGGACTCCAGGCCGAAGACAAAAAGGGGAAAAAGGCATCCGAAACCCGGAAGAAGAAGCAATACTCAAAAGTATTGAGACTGAATTCTTAACCGGGTTATAAGAGAAACTACTTTAGATTTTTATAAAGTTTATCTAAAAGCCGGACTAGGTCCTTCTTTTCCGGCTCGGTAAAACCTTTATAAAGACCCGCAAGCAATGATCTGGAGATCCCAAGCATCACAGGTCGGATAGAATATGCCTTGCGTGTAAGTTGTAGATTGACCACCCTTTGGTCCTGGGTGTCTCTCACTCTTTCCACATAACCTAGATCTTGCAGTTTATCCACAAGTGCAGTCAGAGTCGACTTGTCTCTGTCTATCATCCTGGCAATATCCTGCATCGGAACTCTTTTTGACATTGCAAGAGCGAATAGAATATCCGCATGGGTAGTGGTTAGCTGGCCCAGGCCCTTGTCCTTCAGTTCCGAATTCAGACGTCTGTGGAATTCGTCCCTGATCCTAGAAATCAGATAAATGATCGTGCGAGGATTCATTTTAGAATGCCTTGCCTATCAGGCGAATTGGTAGAGATAGATCACTTCGCCGATAGCAGCAGGTTTTGCGGCGCCTTCTACTTCGAAACTAAGCTTTAAAGTCATTCTTGCGGTCCCTCTTAGGTCCTTTAATTCCACAAGTTCCGCTCTGAGTTTGAGTTTGGAACCCACCTTAACGGGATCTAAAAAACGGAGTTTTTCCATTCCATAGTTGATCCCCATTTTGATATTTCTCAATTCTAGGATCTGGCTTAAAAGATAAGGAGCCATAGAAAGTGTAAGATAACCGTGAGCGATCGTAGTTCCGAAAGGGGATTCTTTTGCGGCCCTTGCCGGATCGGTGTGGATCCATTGGTGGTCCAAAGTTGCGTTTGCGAATGTATCGATTTGTGCCTGGGTGATTTCGTGAGCGTCGGATACGCCTAGTTCTTTTCCTTCGTATGCCTGTAGTTCTGCGAAGCTGGATAGTACGAGTTTAGCCATTTGATTTTGTCCCTATCAATTCTGGATCTATATGTCCAATATCCTAAGCCCGTAAATAGTTTTGTCACCAACTTTTTAGGTAAAACCAGAACGACTGTTCTGTTCGTTACCCAAAGTTTTCACGCAGAGAAGAAGAGGAAAAAGAGTCGCAGAGAGGAATTGGCACGCAGAGGCGCAAAGACGCAGAGTTTTGTATAGGGTTACTTTAATAATATTTTTCCGTGACCCTTGTGTTCTCTCCGCGGCTTCGCGTCTCTGCGTGAGAAAAAACTGCGCCTCTCTTACCTGATCCTTACTTTAGAAAAATTTAAAGTTCTTTACAGAGGATTAGAACAGTCGTTCTGTTTTTTTCGAAAAAACTCTGCGCGACCTCTGCGGCTCTGACAAGCGTATTGAAAGACGTTCTCATTTCGAAAAAAGGAAAATTGTAAAATTCGAAAATGATAGAATCCGGTCTTCCGACCTCTTGCAAAGGCCCCTTTCGGGATTTTAGATTGACATAGGTGGGTAATCGAGTTTGATAGAAGTTAGATATGGGAAGTTCGCCGGACCATCTAGGCCCCCTGCTGATTCAATTCCTCTTGGGAGTAGGATTCTCCGCTCTCATACTCGGACTCGCGTTCCTTCTAAACCCCAAAAAAAAATCCAAACCTCATGATACTTTTGAGTGCGGAGTACCTTATTACGGGGATGCAAAGGGATTGTTTAATATCAAGTTCTACTTGGTCGCAGTTCTTTTTATACTTTTCGATATAGAAGCGATCTTCCTTTTCCCTTACGCCGTGAATTTAAAATCATTCAAAGAGGCGGGACTCGGGAATTTTCTCTTGATAGAGATGTTTGTTTTTATTTTCACCCTCGTGGTTGGACTGTATTATATTCGGAAGAAGGGGGCCTTAGAATGGGATTAAACGAACAACTCGCTCAACCCGGATCGTCTTACGGAGATTCTTTTCAGATTGCGACTGTAGACTCGGTCATCAATTGGGGAAGAAGTTACTCCTTATGGCCTTATCCATTCGCGACTGCGTGTTGCGGGATAGAATACATGAGTACTTCCTGTGCGGATTATGATATCGCCAGGTTCGGGGCGGAAAGACCTTCTTTCTCCCCTAGACAAGCAGACATGATCTTAGTTTTAGGGACCATCACTTATAAAATGGCTCCGGTGCTTCGTGAAATTTACGACCAATTAGCCGAACCAAAATTTGTGATCAGTTACGGGGCCTGTGCTTCTTCCGGTGGAATGTTCCATGCTTACTCTGTTTTACAGGGAATCGACAGGATACTTCCTGTGGATCTGTATGTTCCAGGTTGTCCTCCACGACCGGAAGCACTTTTAGACGCCGTAATCAAACTTCAGGAAAAAGTAAAAACCCAAGGGTTAGAAGCCAGAAGACAGGAAGTAATGGATAAGATCCGGGAAATGAACGAAAGAAACAAACCCCTGGTCGTCCAATGAAAGAAACAATCCAGAGTTTCCTAAAAGACAAATTCCCTCATTTTATTTCCAAGGAAGAAGAAATACTCACAAATCTTCCTACATTCTTCTTAAAGCCGGAAGGTATCGTTCCTGTTCTTTTCGCTTTAAAAACGGCGCCAGGGATTGAACTGAATTATTTAAACGATCTGACTGCAATCGATTGGTTGGGCAAAAAAACCCCAAGATTCGAAGTCTGTTACCTTCTCCGCTCCGGAAATAAATCCTCTACAAAAGTACAATTCCGCGTCGCATTAGAAGAAGATGAACAAGTTCCGAGTATCATCAGCATCTTCAAAGGTGCGAACTGGCCGGAGAGAGAAGTTTACGATCTATTCGGTATCCGTTTTGCAGGACATCCTAGAATGGATCGTCTCATCATGCCTGATAATTTCCAAGGTCATCCATTAAGAAAAGATTATCCTCTCGAAGGTTTCGGTCAGGATTATCTGGTAGAAGACCTTCTTACCATTCACTTAAAAGAAGATATGGAGGCTTAAGATGACAGCGATGTACGAAAAAACCGCGGAACATTTCAGCCTCAAACAGAAAAAACTCCCAGAGGGACATCTACTTGTGAACCTGGGTCCTTCTCACCCTTCTACTCATGGGATCTTACAGAATGTGATCCAGCTAGATGGAGAAAGAGTTGTGGATGCGGAATCCGTGATCGGATATGTGCATCGCAGTTTCGAAAAATTAGGAGAACGTTATACTTATAATCAGTTCTTAGTTTGTACTGACAGAATGAACTACGTATCCACTCCTTTGAATAATATCGGATGGATACTTGCTGTAGAAAAAATGCTCCAGATAGAAGTTCCGGATAAGGTGACTTACGTTCGTATGATCGTCTCCGAACTTTCTCGTGTGATGGACCATATCATTTGCAACGGTATTTTGGGTGTGGACCTTGGCGCATTCTCCGGAATGTTGCACTTATTCCATCATAGAGAGAATATCTATCAAGTTCTGGAAAAACTCACCGGTGCAAGACTTACTACTACGTTCTGTAGAGTGGGCGGACTCGAAAAAGATATTTATCCTGAATTCGAAAAGGATGTGAAGACAATCATCAAGGGTCTTCGTCCTGCGATAGAAGAGTTCCAGTCATTACTCGTAAATAATAGAATTTTTATGGATAGAACGGAAGGTGTGGGAGGTATCTCTGCGGAAGATGCTATCTCTTACGGTTATTCCGGTCCTAACTTGAGAGCTGCGGGAGTTCCTTGGGATATTCGTAAGGACGATCCTTATATGTTCTATGATAAGGTGGACTTCGATATTCCTGTGGGAGAGGACGGTTCCGTTCTTCACAGGACTTTGGTTCGTATGGAAGAGATGAGACAATCTCTTAGAATAGTAGAGCAGCTCATCAATGGTCTTCCGACAGGTGCTCACCACGCGGATATGCCTCATATTTATCTTCCTGATAAGAGCAAGGTTTATAAGAATATGGAAGAGTTGATCTACCATTTCAAATTGATCATGCACGGTATCAAAGTTCCTAAGGGAGAATATTATATGGCAACCGAGGCAGCTAACGGCGAGCTCGGATTTTATATCGTTTCCGAAGGGGAGAAGTCTCCCTGGAGAGTGCATGTTCGCAGGCCATGTTTCTGGTTTTATCAGTCTTTTCCTGAATTAGTGAAGGGTTCACTTCTTGCGGATACGGTCGCTACTATGAGTTCTATGAATGTGATCGCAGGGGAGTTGGACTGCTGATGAGTTATCAATTTTCCTCCCAATCGGTTGCAAGACTAGACAAACTACTGGAGATGTTCCCTGATAAAAGAAGTGTGATCCTTCCAGGGTTGTACCTCCTACAAAAGGAACAAGGGTATGTAGACAGAGAAGGAATGGAAGCTCTTGCGGACAAGATAGGTTCTCCCATTTCTCTCGCTCAAGTATACGGGGTTGCTACCTTTTATACCTTATACAATAAAAAGCCCGTAGGTAAGTATCATATCCAGATTTGCGGAACTTCTTCTTGTTATATGAGAGGGAATGATAAACTCGAAAAACATATTTGCTCTCGTTTAGGAATTGAAATAGGAGAAACCACTCCCGACAAAAAATTCACTTTGGAAGAAGTGGAATGTTTGGGTGCCTGCGGATACGCTCCAATGGTACAGATCAACGATGCATATTATGAAAATCTAACGTTCGAAAAAATGGATGAGATCCTGAAGGATTTGACCTAAGGGGAAACGTTATGGCAGAAATGAAAATCCTCACTAAATTTATAGATGATCCCCGTTCCAATGAATTGGAATTTTATGAATCGGTTCACGGCTATGACGGGATGAAAAAGGCTCTGTCGATCGCGCCGGAAGAAATTATAGAGATCGTCAAAAAATCAGGTTTGAGGGGAAGAGGGGGAGCAGGTTTCCCTACGGGACTCAAATGGTCCTTTATTCCTAAAGATATCCCGAAACCTAAATATCTTATCTGCAATGCGGATGAGGGAGAACCTGGAACATTCAAAGATCGTAAACTGATTGAGAACCTTCCCCACCAAATCATCGAGGGAATGGTGATCGGAGCTAAGGCGATCGGTGCAAACAAAGGATTTTTTTATATCCGCGGAGAGTTCAATAAAGGGATCGACTCCATGCAGAAGGCAATCGACGAGGCCTATGCAAAAGGATATCTGGGGAAAAATATCCTAGGCAGTGGTTTTGATTT
This genomic interval carries:
- a CDS encoding amidase, with amino-acid sequence MSTTKFPFDSYDSIGLADLIRKKKIQPKELLDFSEAKIDRFNPELNAVVLNTIDKAREELRSGKILKGPFYGVPLLIKDLLHHVKGQKITSGSKAYKNYIPSDDSVFVSRLRNAGFVFIGTTNVPEFALMGITEPKFHGPTRNPWDPERTPGGSSGGAGAAVASGMSSIATGSDGGGSIRIPAAYCGLFGLKPTRGRVPVRPYGRVWQGASQDHVLTKSVRDSAAVLDLVSGVGIEEAFSMEKNKTSYLSEAKKSPGKLKIAYSFSSPIGTPVNQDHIDALHDTVKLLKSLGHKLEENSPQVDGKRLAKAYVTMYFGEVASEISRLDKVLGRKAKMGDVESTTWILGLLGRSISAGEFVSAIRYWDEAAYISESFLENYDLYLTPTTAEPPAKIGELAPKLYEEIAMQIIGRIGTGKLLLASGMVDQLVEKNLSRTPFTQLANLTGQPSMSVPLSKTTLGLPIGMLFTSKRGREDVLFRLAGQLEKERPWADIKKS
- a CDS encoding ankyrin repeat domain-containing protein gives rise to the protein MDLLAKYGKLRRGAGAVLVFVFSLAIEADTELDKQFLSAVKEGDLRKVELLLNQGATVDAKDDDGRTAIMLAEGEDVVEFLIKHGANINAQDVDGNSVLFYRLLPILKVKIPDMDDLAEAKRLIESGALVEYTARKGEDQKPVSLLNMAIRNQSLVLVKFLIENGANPNHDPGGIEEYPLFLAVGGASSPSNLAIAEYLLANGSKAVFTSRLKDVHTASGTYQIGARNAFHYATEPKQTDLKILDVLAKAGTNLNHRDAEGKTPLMEAILRKNVSAAQKLIQLGSDLTLADNQGKTVLDLAKEYHLDEIERILAEKLSSKTQ
- a CDS encoding HsdM family class I SAM-dependent methyltransferase — translated: MIVPCEDKVDPPRESSDTKTKEKALGQFFTPSGLVGPMLEWVSETKAALEGKKIKVLDPGTGEGIFFQEFQDRFPKSDSEFYGWEIDPILHEKCIQNLEKAGISKNRFHLVLGDFLQNEKKENYDIILCNPPYLRLSHSKHGKKMIRQFAEDIKEEIPGTANLYVFFLLRILRLLGPGGRASILVPYEFLNAGYGVPIKKAIIQSGYLRRILILDSSWSLFTGAVTSSCILFLENSRENEEGFLWSRTSSFIKGESIELSEMVWRKIHPDAEAKWTRLLSDDSEPVQKIKNDDKNSPNNNYVTMSEENRHGWVPIKEFGSFRRGIATGDNGYFLLSEKDASNLSIPRNYLRSSIPKAQYALSPFFTGDDWNTLKSQGAKVWLLDAKEVPNTNEQEGINKYLEEGIKRGVPKRFLPSKRKPWHSQENRGPCRILATSFHRAEVRFVFNQSPAVHLTCFHGFSAKPEYAHFEEYLFAYLITPHVRKELESRTREYAQGLRKVEPGDLNSLLVPDFRKLKEAEKEKIGKLLHNYRNMIRPWTPGRRQKGEKGIRNPEEEAILKSIETEFLTGL
- a CDS encoding MarR family winged helix-turn-helix transcriptional regulator; this translates as MNPRTIIYLISRIRDEFHRRLNSELKDKGLGQLTTTHADILFALAMSKRVPMQDIARMIDRDKSTLTALVDKLQDLGYVERVRDTQDQRVVNLQLTRKAYSIRPVMLGISRSLLAGLYKGFTEPEKKDLVRLLDKLYKNLK
- a CDS encoding MaoC family dehydratase — protein: MAKLVLSSFAELQAYEGKELGVSDAHEITQAQIDTFANATLDHQWIHTDPARAAKESPFGTTIAHGYLTLSMAPYLLSQILELRNIKMGINYGMEKLRFLDPVKVGSKLKLRAELVELKDLRGTARMTLKLSFEVEGAAKPAAIGEVIYLYQFA
- a CDS encoding NADH-quinone oxidoreductase subunit A, which produces MGSSPDHLGPLLIQFLLGVGFSALILGLAFLLNPKKKSKPHDTFECGVPYYGDAKGLFNIKFYLVAVLFILFDIEAIFLFPYAVNLKSFKEAGLGNFLLIEMFVFIFTLVVGLYYIRKKGALEWD
- a CDS encoding NADH-quinone oxidoreductase subunit B gives rise to the protein MGLNEQLAQPGSSYGDSFQIATVDSVINWGRSYSLWPYPFATACCGIEYMSTSCADYDIARFGAERPSFSPRQADMILVLGTITYKMAPVLREIYDQLAEPKFVISYGACASSGGMFHAYSVLQGIDRILPVDLYVPGCPPRPEALLDAVIKLQEKVKTQGLEARRQEVMDKIREMNERNKPLVVQ
- a CDS encoding NADH-quinone oxidoreductase subunit C; translated protein: MKETIQSFLKDKFPHFISKEEEILTNLPTFFLKPEGIVPVLFALKTAPGIELNYLNDLTAIDWLGKKTPRFEVCYLLRSGNKSSTKVQFRVALEEDEQVPSIISIFKGANWPEREVYDLFGIRFAGHPRMDRLIMPDNFQGHPLRKDYPLEGFGQDYLVEDLLTIHLKEDMEA
- a CDS encoding NADH-quinone oxidoreductase subunit D; amino-acid sequence: MYEKTAEHFSLKQKKLPEGHLLVNLGPSHPSTHGILQNVIQLDGERVVDAESVIGYVHRSFEKLGERYTYNQFLVCTDRMNYVSTPLNNIGWILAVEKMLQIEVPDKVTYVRMIVSELSRVMDHIICNGILGVDLGAFSGMLHLFHHRENIYQVLEKLTGARLTTTFCRVGGLEKDIYPEFEKDVKTIIKGLRPAIEEFQSLLVNNRIFMDRTEGVGGISAEDAISYGYSGPNLRAAGVPWDIRKDDPYMFYDKVDFDIPVGEDGSVLHRTLVRMEEMRQSLRIVEQLINGLPTGAHHADMPHIYLPDKSKVYKNMEELIYHFKLIMHGIKVPKGEYYMATEAANGELGFYIVSEGEKSPWRVHVRRPCFWFYQSFPELVKGSLLADTVATMSSMNVIAGELDC
- the nuoE gene encoding complex I 24 kDa subunit family protein, coding for MSYQFSSQSVARLDKLLEMFPDKRSVILPGLYLLQKEQGYVDREGMEALADKIGSPISLAQVYGVATFYTLYNKKPVGKYHIQICGTSSCYMRGNDKLEKHICSRLGIEIGETTPDKKFTLEEVECLGACGYAPMVQINDAYYENLTFEKMDEILKDLT